In Helicobacter mastomyrinus, a single genomic region encodes these proteins:
- a CDS encoding outer membrane beta-barrel protein, translated as MNLGFLIEAKKEGKVPALFIGGNADIIEQVYFSRTQKSLQYGKGYSVFALSFYTIDPIVFLLQAQYRFNLPKSFEDRNIHNGDVFVLSPMIYFAINPYVSLNAGVKYQYQSRDKLNSSTISYAASSVGYVFGVAYEIKSRFIVFTDVETFNTLSYSSNTINLSFSYRI; from the coding sequence ATGAATCTTGGCTTTTTGATTGAGGCAAAAAAGGAGGGGAAAGTCCCTGCCCTATTCATTGGTGGTAATGCCGATATAATCGAGCAAGTGTATTTCTCCCGCACACAAAAATCCCTACAATATGGCAAGGGCTATTCCGTCTTTGCCCTAAGCTTTTATACCATTGACCCCATCGTGTTTTTACTTCAGGCACAATATAGATTCAATCTCCCTAAAAGCTTCGAGGATAGAAATATTCATAATGGCGATGTATTTGTCCTATCTCCTATGATATATTTTGCTATCAATCCCTATGTATCGCTTAATGCTGGTGTAAAGTATCAATATCAAAGTAGAGATAAGCTCAATAGCAGCACTATCTCCTATGCGGCTTCATCGGTAGGGTATGTCTTTGGCGTGGCGTATGAAATCAAAAGTAGGTTCATTGTCTTTACCGATGTGGAAACCTTTAATACGCTTTCATACTCAAGCAACACCATAAATCTCTCCTTTTCATATAGAATCTAA
- a CDS encoding C39 family peptidase: MRLWLFIGLLSHICVADVYMQNEFISKQSPATSWIALRDSNLTKQQYDYSCGSASLSTILTYYYQYNISEKDILDSLLTLKGIDTTQKEALQDNQALRDGIGFSFADLAAFAQEKGFKATGLALDLPSLSQLKIPVIIYVNVRDMEHFSVYKGMDSQFVYLADPSFGNIKVKLAKFQEMFYQRADLTHLGKILAILPAQSDTPINVEFFHQIPSTLTYELIKQKLR, from the coding sequence ATGCGCTTATGGCTATTTATAGGGCTTCTATCACACATTTGCGTTGCTGATGTGTATATGCAGAATGAATTTATCTCCAAGCAAAGCCCCGCTACCTCTTGGATAGCCCTACGTGATAGCAATCTCACCAAACAACAATACGATTATAGCTGCGGAAGCGCCTCCCTCTCGACAATCCTTACTTATTATTATCAATACAACATAAGCGAGAAAGATATTTTAGACTCTTTGCTTACCCTAAAGGGCATTGATACTACGCAAAAAGAAGCCCTACAGGATAATCAAGCCCTAAGAGATGGCATAGGATTTTCATTTGCAGACCTAGCGGCATTTGCCCAAGAAAAAGGATTCAAAGCCACAGGATTAGCCCTAGACTTGCCCTCCCTCTCTCAGCTCAAAATCCCTGTGATTATCTATGTCAATGTGCGTGATATGGAGCATTTTAGCGTATATAAGGGTATGGATTCTCAATTTGTCTATCTCGCAGATCCTAGCTTTGGGAATATTAAAGTCAAACTTGCCAAATTCCAAGAAATGTTTTATCAAAGAGCGGATTTAACCCACCTGGGCAAGATTCTAGCTATCCTCCCCGCACAGAGTGATACCCCCATAAACGTGGAATTTTTCCATCAAATCCCCTCTACCCTCACCTATGAACTTATCAAGCAAAAGTTGCGTTAG
- a CDS encoding flagellar hook-basal body complex protein, whose amino-acid sequence MNSTLLNAYSGIKTHQFGLDSVSNNIANVNTIGYRENIPQFESLFANQFDTLNADSPINNDMNYGATKSSNAISTRSGNYKASDGEFNVAYEGKGWFIVGEQKEGSFEIKEDSYEKKQKNYFTRDGSFLRDGEGYIVNTSGYYMYGVDLGKIENGIYTSNKDEEIDFAGLATGALKPLQIPQNLYYHPVLTTKVDLSTNLNKNENAISVSAFFKKPDGSFDEERFMNMDINAFATDETPLNASSYNEVRLTLDKDGKKEVIIFKYGQGGEEALEFRTLNDLKKLLQDKAGLDLEVGKDLDGKVGEKVSLALRNNSYKNLNLEIGGSLFEKLGFKGKNDYFSSGVGANFNANKAYEPNAIVQHKGVVFLHTGELGKSEDPFMDKENWKILDSSGLNVWTDNATYLEGDVVSYEGKIYRRTNQAGNNPISEGNWEELGDMATALPPVYEQGTPYAVGDIVSYEGRLYRKLIDSGSSDPKLDKIGWQEIHGDSFHSEFIQMPSYQTNVEIYDESGKKFLIQSRYFMTSSGNPLASPPTGEQWEVRSAIFDQQGEIMISPDYVTHSITFDSEGKPQPEPVELAFGDKKVMYNIAGTQDKPSSNFVYRNSEIIDKDQDGRSEGHLRDVRIDKDGIIFLAFDNGAYEPMGRVGIAAFVNDQGLKKVGGNLFEMTEMVVNGDSHTISGRPILGWEGLKLKFGSVLYKHLETSNVDVGNALTELIVMQRGYSMNAKAFTTGDDLVKEALNLKR is encoded by the coding sequence ATGAATAGCACGTTACTTAACGCATATAGCGGCATCAAAACGCATCAATTTGGGCTAGATTCTGTCTCAAATAACATTGCCAATGTTAATACTATTGGCTATAGAGAGAATATCCCGCAATTTGAAAGCCTCTTTGCCAATCAATTTGATACACTCAATGCCGATTCACCTATCAATAATGATATGAATTATGGTGCAACTAAATCAAGCAATGCCATTTCCACACGTAGTGGCAATTATAAAGCAAGCGATGGGGAATTTAATGTCGCTTATGAGGGTAAAGGGTGGTTTATCGTAGGAGAGCAAAAAGAAGGTTCATTTGAAATCAAAGAAGATAGCTATGAAAAAAAGCAAAAAAACTACTTCACACGCGATGGCTCATTCTTGCGTGATGGCGAGGGCTACATTGTCAATACAAGCGGATATTATATGTATGGCGTGGATTTAGGCAAAATTGAAAATGGTATTTACACATCAAACAAAGATGAGGAGATAGACTTTGCCGGACTTGCCACAGGTGCGCTTAAACCCTTACAAATCCCACAGAATCTATATTATCACCCCGTGCTTACAACAAAAGTAGATTTAAGCACCAATCTTAATAAAAATGAAAATGCTATATCTGTCAGTGCATTCTTTAAAAAACCCGATGGTAGCTTTGATGAAGAACGTTTTATGAATATGGATATTAATGCCTTTGCTACTGATGAAACACCACTCAATGCCTCTAGCTATAATGAAGTACGTCTCACACTCGATAAAGATGGTAAAAAAGAAGTTATCATCTTTAAATACGGGCAAGGTGGCGAAGAAGCCTTAGAATTTCGCACTTTAAATGACCTCAAAAAGCTCTTGCAGGATAAGGCAGGATTGGACTTAGAGGTGGGTAAAGACCTTGATGGTAAAGTGGGTGAAAAAGTAAGCTTAGCGCTACGGAATAATTCCTATAAGAATCTGAATCTTGAAATTGGCGGGAGCCTCTTTGAAAAGCTTGGATTCAAAGGCAAGAATGATTATTTTAGTAGCGGTGTGGGGGCGAATTTCAATGCTAATAAAGCCTATGAACCAAATGCGATTGTGCAGCACAAAGGCGTAGTATTCCTCCACACAGGAGAGCTAGGCAAGAGTGAAGACCCATTTATGGATAAGGAAAATTGGAAGATACTTGATTCAAGCGGACTTAATGTATGGACGGATAATGCGACTTATTTAGAGGGCGATGTGGTATCTTATGAGGGCAAAATCTACCGCCGCACAAATCAAGCAGGTAATAATCCTATAAGCGAGGGGAATTGGGAGGAGTTAGGTGATATGGCTACTGCCCTCCCCCCTGTATATGAACAAGGCACACCTTATGCTGTTGGTGATATTGTAAGCTATGAGGGCAGACTTTATCGCAAACTTATTGATAGTGGCAGTAGCGACCCTAAACTTGATAAAATCGGTTGGCAGGAGATTCACGGGGATAGCTTCCATAGCGAATTTATACAAATGCCAAGCTACCAAACTAATGTTGAGATTTATGATGAAAGTGGTAAAAAATTTTTAATCCAAAGTCGCTACTTTATGACATCTTCTGGGAATCCTCTAGCCTCTCCACCCACAGGTGAGCAGTGGGAAGTGCGCTCGGCAATCTTTGACCAACAGGGTGAAATTATGATAAGCCCTGATTATGTAACACACAGCATTACATTTGATAGTGAAGGCAAACCTCAACCCGAGCCAGTAGAACTAGCCTTTGGCGATAAGAAAGTGATGTATAATATCGCCGGGACACAAGATAAACCGAGTTCAAATTTTGTATATAGAAATTCCGAAATTATCGATAAGGACCAAGATGGGCGAAGTGAAGGGCATTTAAGAGATGTGAGAATTGATAAAGATGGCATTATCTTCCTAGCTTTTGATAATGGTGCGTATGAACCTATGGGGCGAGTGGGGATTGCTGCATTTGTGAATGATCAAGGTTTAAAAAAAGTAGGTGGAAACCTCTTTGAAATGACGGAGATGGTTGTCAATGGAGATTCTCATACAATAAGTGGACGCCCGATTTTAGGCTGGGAGGGCTTAAAGCTAAAATTTGGCTCTGTGCTATATAAACATTTAGAAACAAGTAATGTCGATGTGGGAAATGCCTTGACGGAATTAATCGTTATGCAAAGGGGCTATTCTATGAACGCAAAAGCCTTTACCACAGGCGATGACTTAGTCAAAGAGGCTTTGAATCTCAAACGTTAA
- a CDS encoding tRNA (cytidine(34)-2'-O)-methyltransferase, with the protein MSSFHIVLVEPQIPQNTGNIGRLCVATDSVLHLIYPLGFSTAQRELKRAGLDYWQHLQVYEWHNLGAFWNEYPPSDRHFFFSTKAKMDYYQARLSQGGFLYFGREDKGLDESLLSTYVAQTYKLPMVKGVRSINLATSVGAALYEGVRQAQIYKQW; encoded by the coding sequence ATGAGTAGCTTTCATATTGTGCTTGTTGAGCCGCAGATTCCGCAAAATACAGGTAATATCGGGCGTTTGTGTGTGGCGACAGATTCTGTATTGCATTTGATTTATCCGCTTGGCTTTAGCACAGCTCAAAGGGAGCTTAAACGCGCGGGGCTTGATTATTGGCAGCATTTGCAAGTCTATGAATGGCATAATCTTGGCGCATTTTGGAATGAATATCCCCCTAGCGATAGGCACTTTTTCTTTAGCACAAAGGCGAAGATGGACTATTATCAAGCTCGGCTATCTCAAGGGGGATTCTTGTATTTTGGCAGGGAGGATAAGGGGCTAGATGAAAGCCTTTTGAGCACTTATGTCGCGCAAACATATAAATTGCCTATGGTTAAGGGTGTGCGGAGTATCAATCTCGCTACAAGCGTTGGTGCGGCACTCTATGAGGGTGTGCGACAAGCACAAATATACAAGCAATGGTAG
- a CDS encoding phosphatase PAP2 family protein, protein MVLKHKVILLMLCMLLRQGFGSEKGAFEIYGDVMQILPLAMMAYSYAIDDMQGVKEQALGAGVTLLSTHIIKQGFILLADSYPSSARISQRPNNGSFDGFPSGHTSWTFSAVGFSFKRYGWKFGLPTALIATSVGISRIYAQRHTIMQVIAGAILGFGVSYLFASKNDVAPPPISVWIDRGGDNTLSYHIAYKKTF, encoded by the coding sequence GTGGTCTTGAAACATAAAGTGATATTGCTTATGTTGTGTATGCTGCTAAGGCAGGGCTTTGGTAGCGAAAAGGGGGCGTTTGAAATATATGGTGATGTAATGCAGATTCTGCCTTTAGCAATGATGGCATATAGCTATGCTATCGATGATATGCAGGGCGTGAAAGAGCAAGCCTTGGGTGCTGGGGTAACATTACTTAGCACACATATTATTAAGCAAGGATTTATTCTTCTTGCAGATTCATACCCATCATCTGCTAGAATCTCCCAACGTCCCAATAATGGGAGTTTTGATGGATTTCCCTCCGGGCATACTTCTTGGACTTTTAGCGCGGTGGGATTTTCCTTCAAGCGCTATGGCTGGAAGTTTGGACTTCCCACAGCGCTTATTGCTACATCTGTGGGCATAAGTAGAATCTACGCTCAAAGACACACGATTATGCAAGTCATAGCCGGGGCGATTTTAGGTTTTGGCGTCTCTTATCTCTTTGCTTCAAAAAATGATGTTGCCCCTCCGCCTATAAGTGTGTGGATAGATAGAGGGGGAGATAACACATTAAGCTATCATATAGCTTACAAAAAGACGTTTTAA
- the tmk gene encoding dTMP kinase has product MYVALEGIDTCGKSTQITLLKSHYPDAIFTKEPGGSVLGEAIRELVLFTPQKAGFALDKYAEAFLFLADRAQHYTQVLSPNMDKLIITDRSVISGIAYAKDIDIEQSIELNRYALRGCFPDLVVILELDRVQLQERLAQKAHDSIESRGIEYMLEIQNRLVCVVKQIGLEHIVINANKPREEICTEIKTYIDRIFMDSQK; this is encoded by the coding sequence ATGTATGTAGCGCTTGAGGGCATAGACACTTGCGGCAAAAGCACACAAATAACACTTCTAAAATCGCATTATCCTGATGCGATTTTCACTAAAGAGCCCGGTGGCAGTGTACTAGGAGAGGCAATACGTGAGCTTGTGCTGTTTACTCCGCAAAAGGCAGGATTCGCACTCGATAAATATGCTGAGGCATTTTTGTTTCTCGCTGATAGGGCACAGCATTACACACAAGTTTTATCCCCCAATATGGATAAGCTTATAATCACCGATAGGAGCGTTATTTCAGGTATTGCGTATGCAAAGGATATTGATATAGAACAAAGCATAGAGCTTAATAGATATGCACTGCGTGGGTGCTTCCCTGATTTAGTGGTGATTTTAGAGCTTGATAGGGTGCAGCTGCAGGAGCGATTAGCACAAAAGGCTCACGATAGCATTGAAAGCAGGGGCATAGAATATATGCTTGAGATTCAAAACCGCCTTGTTTGTGTAGTTAAGCAGATAGGGTTAGAGCATATTGTCATTAACGCAAACAAGCCTAGAGAGGAGATTTGCACGGAGATTAAGACATATATTGATAGAATCTTTATGGATTCTCAAAAATAA
- a CDS encoding MBL fold metallo-hydrolase, whose product MLKLFSFIIGLCAFITCEAAQKANIYHQKIANSDIYIISLQEKDMNKDILLPQNEKEKQLIQEAKVQLNQHNVVLIKNPQFIALVDSGFPHTQGILKASLASLGVSYNDINYLIISHAHGDHIGGILNERGENNFPNATLLIDEKEFAYWQKQDNQRTKDSLNIFTKKAFFNHKKAILSNTLEILAVPAYGHTPGHNFILMRPSDKKAQKDMAQSLVFWADILHIYDIQSQNPQISAVYDVNPTLAAQVRAKFLKQFKSEKIPVVGAHTPFTKPVVLE is encoded by the coding sequence ATGTTAAAATTATTCTCTTTTATCATTGGATTGTGTGCATTTATTACTTGTGAGGCTGCACAAAAGGCAAATATATATCACCAAAAGATTGCAAATAGCGATATTTACATTATTTCGTTGCAGGAAAAAGATATGAATAAGGATATTTTGCTCCCGCAAAACGAGAAAGAAAAGCAGCTCATACAGGAAGCAAAAGTGCAGCTAAATCAGCATAATGTCGTGCTGATTAAGAATCCGCAATTTATCGCATTGGTAGACTCTGGATTTCCACATACGCAAGGCATACTTAAAGCTTCTTTAGCTTCACTGGGCGTTTCATATAACGATATTAATTATCTTATCATCTCACACGCACACGGCGACCATATCGGTGGGATTTTGAATGAGAGAGGGGAAAATAACTTCCCCAATGCGACATTGCTTATTGATGAAAAGGAGTTTGCATATTGGCAAAAGCAGGATAATCAACGCACAAAAGATTCTCTTAATATTTTTACAAAAAAAGCATTTTTTAACCATAAGAAAGCCATTTTGTCTAACACATTAGAAATCCTCGCAGTCCCTGCTTATGGACATACTCCCGGGCATAATTTTATACTTATGCGCCCAAGTGATAAAAAGGCGCAAAAAGATATGGCTCAAAGTCTCGTATTCTGGGCAGATATACTGCATATTTATGATATTCAAAGTCAAAATCCGCAAATCTCAGCTGTTTATGATGTGAATCCTACACTTGCAGCACAGGTTAGGGCGAAATTTTTAAAGCAGTTTAAGAGTGAAAAAATACCTGTGGTGGGAGCACATACACCATTTACAAAGCCTGTTGTTCTTGAATAA
- a CDS encoding flagellar hook-length control protein FliK, with the protein MEKSVVTEKQALSLPDEEMPKSSPKETASIEEAVPTNEPKTKAKKSSKKAKASKPNANKEEILLETKEPQKAKKTTKESPKQTKSITNGGENIAQEMPNLTKMQQNTESKIAEVIPAKDDEVINEEAYTPLPENTTKQMAKPQMPQTQAQNAKNTNVLTESLAALESTQDKNSKDGRRDERKQPKVLKSNEAQSQIKQPQTEEGHVSFEESFAQYMQEEEQSQKSVETLITGEKKSKEKIKESSQEAKEEKSQKTSLSKQSTEINQTKESSRSQILYRSAMAKENIRTFAQTLREEIANYKPPLTKLSMELNPRNLGTLELTITKKGKDLHVQVVSNATAMGLFLQNQVDFRNNLTQVGFNNVDLSFSTNENGSGNGGRENGQNTSQDNANTEKGNKNSLEDSQNGEVNVMHITLPKYA; encoded by the coding sequence ATGGAAAAAAGTGTAGTCACAGAAAAGCAAGCTCTATCTTTGCCTGATGAAGAAATGCCTAAATCTTCACCAAAGGAAACAGCGTCCATAGAAGAAGCAGTGCCAACAAATGAGCCAAAAACAAAGGCAAAAAAATCATCAAAAAAGGCAAAAGCCTCAAAGCCTAATGCTAATAAAGAAGAGATACTCCTAGAGACCAAAGAGCCTCAAAAAGCAAAAAAGACAACAAAAGAATCGCCAAAGCAGACAAAATCTATTACAAATGGAGGGGAAAACATAGCTCAAGAAATGCCAAACCTAACCAAAATGCAGCAGAATACAGAATCTAAGATAGCAGAAGTCATACCTGCAAAAGATGATGAAGTAATAAATGAAGAGGCTTATACGCCATTGCCAGAAAATACTACCAAACAAATGGCTAAACCACAAATGCCACAAACACAAGCACAAAATGCAAAAAACACAAATGTATTGACAGAAAGTCTAGCTGCTCTAGAATCTACCCAGGATAAAAACAGCAAAGATGGACGCAGAGATGAAAGAAAACAGCCCAAAGTGCTAAAATCTAATGAAGCACAAAGCCAAATCAAACAGCCTCAAACAGAGGAAGGGCACGTGAGTTTTGAAGAGAGCTTCGCGCAATATATGCAAGAAGAGGAGCAAAGCCAAAAGAGTGTAGAAACTCTTATTACAGGAGAGAAAAAGAGCAAAGAAAAGATTAAAGAATCTTCTCAAGAGGCAAAAGAGGAAAAATCACAAAAAACCTCACTATCTAAGCAAAGCACAGAAATAAACCAGACAAAAGAGAGTAGCCGTTCGCAGATTCTCTATCGTTCCGCTATGGCTAAAGAAAATATAAGAACTTTCGCGCAAACCTTGCGTGAGGAGATTGCCAACTACAAGCCGCCTCTTACAAAACTCTCTATGGAGCTTAATCCTCGAAATTTAGGGACTTTAGAGCTTACCATTACCAAAAAAGGCAAAGATTTGCACGTCCAAGTGGTGTCTAATGCCACCGCGATGGGATTATTCCTACAAAATCAAGTAGATTTTAGAAATAACCTCACACAAGTGGGCTTTAACAATGTGGATTTGAGCTTTAGCACTAATGAAAATGGCAGTGGCAATGGAGGGAGAGAAAATGGGCAAAATACTTCTCAAGACAATGCAAACACTGAAAAAGGGAACAAAAATAGCTTAGAGGATTCACAAAATGGCGAGGTAAATGTAATGCACATCACACTTCCCAAATATGCGTAA